Proteins encoded by one window of Tunturibacter psychrotolerans:
- a CDS encoding zinc-dependent alcohol dehydrogenase family protein, which translates to MRAYVVERPEAGFTQVDLPCPVPSAGQVLVRVHASCVNPLDTKIRAGKAPHAKQPLPAVLGLDMAGVVEEVGSGVRSFRPGDEVYGMVGGVGGLQGTLAEFVVANADLIALKPTSLSMREAAALPLITITAWEGLVDHAKVHGGQKVLVHAGAGGVGHVAVQLAKALGAEVFATVSAEKRQVVEEFGATAIDYRALSTEQYVEMHTGGEGFDVVYDTVGGATIDASFVAVKRYTGHVVSCLGWSTHSLAPLSFRSATYSGVFTLTPLLTGLGEAHHGEILSEAAALAEGDKLRPLMNERRFTAANLDDAYALVELGAEGKVVVEL; encoded by the coding sequence ATGCGCGCCTATGTGGTCGAACGTCCTGAAGCAGGTTTTACGCAGGTTGATCTTCCCTGCCCTGTTCCCTCCGCAGGTCAGGTATTGGTGCGGGTGCATGCGAGTTGCGTGAATCCGCTGGACACGAAGATTCGTGCGGGGAAGGCGCCTCATGCAAAACAGCCTCTGCCTGCGGTGTTGGGGCTTGATATGGCGGGTGTGGTGGAAGAGGTGGGTTCGGGGGTGCGGTCGTTTCGCCCAGGCGATGAGGTGTATGGCATGGTGGGCGGCGTGGGTGGGCTGCAGGGGACTCTGGCTGAGTTCGTGGTTGCGAACGCTGATCTGATTGCGTTGAAGCCGACGTCGCTTTCGATGCGCGAGGCTGCGGCGCTGCCGTTGATCACGATTACGGCGTGGGAGGGATTGGTCGATCATGCGAAGGTGCATGGGGGGCAGAAGGTGCTGGTGCATGCGGGCGCGGGCGGAGTGGGACATGTGGCGGTGCAGCTTGCAAAGGCACTTGGTGCGGAGGTGTTCGCTACGGTCTCTGCGGAGAAGCGGCAGGTCGTAGAGGAGTTCGGCGCTACGGCCATTGACTACCGTGCGCTTTCGACGGAGCAGTATGTGGAGATGCATACGGGAGGCGAGGGCTTCGATGTGGTGTACGACACGGTGGGAGGCGCGACGATTGATGCTTCGTTCGTTGCGGTGAAGCGGTATACGGGCCATGTGGTGAGTTGCCTGGGATGGAGCACGCACTCGCTGGCTCCGCTTTCGTTTCGCAGCGCGACGTACTCGGGAGTGTTCACGCTGACGCCGCTACTGACAGGGCTGGGGGAGGCGCATCATGGTGAGATTCTCAGCGAGGCGGCTGCGCTGGCAGAGGGCGATAAGCTGAGGCCTTTGATGAACGAGCGACGGTTTACCGCGGCGAATCTTGATGACGCATATGCGTTGGTGGAGTTGGGGGCTGAGGGCAAAGTGGTGGTTGAGCTGTAG
- a CDS encoding MATE family efflux transporter produces MSIRQQIRPVLTLALPLILAELGWMSMGIVDTVMVGHMANPALAISSAALGQVLYNTIAFGIAGILLGLDTYLSQSHGAGRFDEANRWLLHGLILAGGLALTLILIIFCAPVLMMRLPIDHAVLTGSVSFLGALNYGTPALFLYFTLRRYLQAFNHVRPIAVALVTANLINVCGNWLLIYGHSWGSIHIPALGVTGSGLATSFSRCYLALFMVISLWRIERRHRYGLRSMSRHFEPHRIRRLALLGAPAGAQIFVEISIFATVTFLIGFMGRLPLAGHEIALVCASFTFMVPFAISAAAAVRVGQGIGRKAPAEAASAGWAAILLGACVMACFSAVLLLFPRAIASSFTTDSGVITAAIPLLLVAAIFQFFDGLQITATGSLRGAGNTHAGLVVHIVGYWIIGLPIGYLFGFHLHYGAVGLWMGLCVGLMVAGITLTLIWRHTTKKLESANLTHESITTIN; encoded by the coding sequence ATGTCTATCCGCCAGCAAATTCGGCCCGTGCTCACGCTCGCCCTCCCGCTCATCCTCGCCGAACTCGGCTGGATGTCCATGGGCATCGTCGACACCGTCATGGTCGGACACATGGCAAATCCCGCCCTCGCCATCTCCTCCGCCGCCCTTGGCCAAGTCCTCTATAACACCATCGCCTTCGGCATCGCCGGCATTCTCCTCGGCCTCGACACCTACCTCTCCCAGTCCCATGGTGCCGGCCGCTTCGACGAGGCCAACCGCTGGCTCCTCCACGGCCTCATCCTCGCTGGCGGCCTCGCCCTCACCCTCATCCTCATCATCTTCTGCGCCCCCGTCCTCATGATGCGCCTGCCCATCGACCACGCCGTCCTCACCGGCTCGGTCTCCTTCCTCGGCGCTCTCAACTACGGCACACCGGCACTCTTCCTCTACTTCACTCTCCGCCGCTACCTCCAGGCCTTTAACCACGTCCGTCCCATCGCCGTCGCCCTGGTGACAGCAAACCTCATCAACGTCTGCGGCAACTGGCTCCTCATCTACGGCCACTCCTGGGGCAGTATCCACATCCCGGCCCTTGGAGTCACCGGCTCCGGCCTCGCCACCTCCTTCTCCCGCTGCTACCTTGCGCTCTTCATGGTCATTTCTCTCTGGCGTATCGAGCGCCGCCACCGCTACGGCCTTCGCAGCATGTCCCGCCACTTCGAACCCCACCGCATCCGTCGTCTAGCCCTCCTCGGAGCCCCCGCCGGCGCTCAGATCTTTGTCGAAATCTCCATCTTCGCAACAGTCACCTTCCTCATCGGCTTCATGGGCCGGCTTCCGCTCGCCGGACACGAGATCGCACTCGTCTGCGCCAGCTTCACCTTCATGGTTCCCTTCGCCATCTCCGCCGCCGCAGCAGTGCGAGTAGGGCAGGGCATCGGCCGCAAAGCACCCGCCGAAGCCGCCTCCGCCGGCTGGGCCGCAATCCTCCTCGGCGCCTGCGTCATGGCCTGCTTCTCCGCCGTCCTGCTGCTCTTTCCCCGAGCCATCGCCAGCAGCTTCACCACAGACAGCGGCGTCATCACCGCCGCCATCCCCCTACTCCTCGTCGCAGCAATCTTTCAGTTCTTTGACGGTCTCCAGATCACCGCCACCGGCTCTCTCCGTGGCGCCGGCAACACTCACGCAGGCCTCGTCGTCCACATCGTCGGCTACTGGATCATCGGCCTTCCCATCGGCTACCTCTTCGGCTTCCATCTTCACTACGGAGCCGTCGGCCTCTGGATGGGACTCTGCGTCGGCCTCATGGTTGCGGGCATCACCCTCACCCTCATCTGGAGACACACCACAAAAAAACTCGAGTCCGCAAACCTGACCCACGAGTCAATCACCACCATCAACTAG
- a CDS encoding DMT family transporter produces MAVLEKRRALGFGACALASSLWGCGFFFGKIALAEMGFAHMVLYRFLFAMVVLLPLLVTHRPGLDRREWGLLVVASFMGVPLQFLIQFYALSITTVSHAALMVGTMPVILAVGAAVFAHERMDWVGWAALAGSTCGAALIALGGGAHAMGGATLAGDSLVVVSLMIALFWILLNKQLMGRHSHVVVTAYGLLLGTLMLMVWVPVRYGMPPVAGVSVKAWLALAGSGVLCTATTTLLWNWGMTQVPASQAGVLLNMEPLIGSLLGVMVLGERLGPSAWVGGGLILASAVTLTTRSKTRVREDMALTG; encoded by the coding sequence ATGGCTGTTTTAGAGAAGAGACGGGCGTTGGGGTTCGGCGCTTGTGCGCTGGCTAGTTCGTTGTGGGGGTGCGGGTTTTTCTTCGGCAAGATTGCGCTCGCGGAGATGGGCTTCGCGCATATGGTGCTCTATCGTTTTCTGTTTGCGATGGTGGTGTTGTTGCCGTTGCTGGTGACGCATCGTCCGGGATTGGATCGCCGGGAGTGGGGGTTGCTGGTGGTTGCTTCGTTTATGGGGGTGCCGCTGCAGTTTCTGATTCAGTTTTATGCGCTGTCGATTACGACGGTGAGTCATGCTGCGTTGATGGTGGGGACGATGCCGGTGATTCTTGCGGTGGGGGCGGCGGTGTTTGCGCACGAGCGGATGGATTGGGTCGGGTGGGCGGCGCTGGCGGGGTCGACTTGCGGAGCGGCGTTGATTGCGCTCGGTGGTGGCGCGCATGCGATGGGTGGAGCGACGCTGGCGGGAGATTCGCTGGTCGTGGTTTCGTTGATGATCGCGTTGTTCTGGATTCTTTTGAATAAGCAGTTGATGGGACGGCACTCGCATGTTGTGGTGACGGCGTATGGGTTGCTGCTGGGGACGCTGATGCTGATGGTTTGGGTGCCGGTGCGGTATGGGATGCCGCCAGTGGCGGGGGTGTCGGTAAAGGCCTGGCTGGCGCTGGCGGGGAGTGGGGTGCTTTGTACGGCTACGACTACGCTGCTGTGGAACTGGGGGATGACGCAGGTGCCGGCGTCGCAGGCCGGGGTTTTGCTGAATATGGAGCCTTTGATTGGAAGCCTGCTTGGGGTGATGGTGTTGGGGGAGCGGTTGGGGCCTAGCGCGTGGGTCGGGGGCGGGTTGATTCTTGCTTCGGCGGTTACGTTGACGACGCGGTCGAAGACGAGGGTGCGCGAGGATATGGCGCTGACTGGTTGA
- a CDS encoding M13 family metallopeptidase: protein MFNVWTLGVPDRTRRRAGLSVLIALATAGAGITGFAQQTKLVNDSSKPAEVYLPIPGFDTTSLDTSADPCDDFYKFACGKFAANHPIPADQAGVDQFYALYNVNTQSLNGILNKAAAGGAGRSPDEQKIGDYYKACMDTDVIEAKGIAPIEPLLSEIDAVKSKAELPALVGKLQRISVNAFFEYSEQQDFKDATKQIAVVGQGGLGLPEKDYYLRTGAKDVELREQYVAHVAKMLELAGSSPAKAKKDAQAIMTFETSLAKASMGVTEMRDPEKIYHLQPIATFEATMPGFKFGEFESALHSPKVSEINNSTPDFFPALMKEIDATNLETLKAYLRYQVLTSYANRLPKRFDAENFDFYGRKLNGQPEQAARWKRCSNSVNGALGEALGKVYVEQYFAGDSKAKMVEMVADIEAAMGQDIDQLEWMSAVTKTRAKEKLHEVTNKIGYPDKWRDYSKLEVKPDDALGNTQRADAFENDRQLAKIGQPVNIMEWDLTPPTVNANYDPSMNTINFPAGILQPSFYDPKQDDATNYGHIGAVIGHELTHGFDDEGKKFDGKGNLNDWWTAEDTKNFVARTDCLENEYGSFVAVDDVKVNGKLTLGENTADNGGLLLAYMAYLDRAKKEGVDLAAKKDGYTAPQRFYIGFAQNWCENSRPEQTRTQVLTDPHSPDHFRANGAIVNQPGFAAAFGCKQGAPMVPVKSCRVW, encoded by the coding sequence ATGTTTAACGTATGGACTTTGGGAGTGCCCGACAGAACAAGACGACGCGCTGGGCTGAGCGTATTGATTGCATTGGCTACGGCTGGTGCCGGTATCACCGGATTTGCACAACAGACGAAGCTGGTGAATGACAGCAGCAAGCCGGCCGAGGTCTATCTGCCGATTCCCGGGTTCGATACGACGTCGCTGGATACTTCAGCGGACCCCTGCGATGACTTCTACAAGTTTGCATGCGGGAAGTTTGCGGCGAACCATCCGATTCCTGCAGATCAAGCGGGCGTGGATCAGTTTTATGCGCTGTATAACGTCAACACTCAGTCGTTGAATGGAATTTTGAATAAAGCGGCTGCTGGTGGGGCGGGGCGGTCGCCGGATGAGCAGAAGATCGGCGACTACTACAAGGCGTGTATGGATACGGACGTAATCGAAGCCAAAGGCATCGCACCGATTGAGCCTCTGCTGAGTGAGATTGATGCCGTGAAGAGCAAAGCTGAGCTGCCAGCGTTGGTTGGGAAGCTCCAGCGGATAAGCGTGAATGCGTTCTTCGAGTATAGCGAGCAGCAGGACTTCAAAGACGCCACGAAGCAGATTGCAGTTGTGGGACAGGGCGGCCTTGGATTGCCAGAGAAGGATTACTACCTGCGTACGGGAGCGAAGGACGTTGAGCTGCGAGAGCAGTATGTGGCGCATGTGGCGAAGATGCTGGAGCTGGCAGGAAGTTCGCCGGCGAAGGCGAAGAAGGATGCGCAAGCGATTATGACGTTCGAGACATCGCTGGCCAAGGCTTCGATGGGCGTTACCGAGATGCGGGATCCGGAGAAGATCTATCATCTGCAGCCGATTGCGACCTTCGAGGCCACGATGCCGGGTTTCAAGTTCGGAGAATTTGAGAGTGCGTTGCATTCGCCGAAGGTCAGCGAGATCAACAATTCAACGCCGGATTTCTTTCCTGCATTGATGAAGGAGATTGATGCGACGAATCTGGAGACGCTGAAGGCTTACCTCCGGTACCAGGTGCTGACGAGTTATGCGAATAGACTGCCGAAGAGGTTCGATGCGGAGAACTTTGATTTTTACGGGCGCAAGCTGAATGGACAGCCGGAACAGGCGGCGCGTTGGAAGCGCTGCTCAAACTCGGTGAATGGCGCGCTGGGCGAGGCTTTGGGCAAGGTGTATGTGGAGCAGTATTTCGCTGGAGATAGCAAAGCGAAGATGGTAGAGATGGTTGCCGACATTGAAGCGGCTATGGGACAGGATATCGACCAACTCGAGTGGATGTCGGCTGTGACGAAGACTCGTGCGAAGGAAAAGCTGCACGAAGTTACCAATAAGATTGGATATCCGGATAAGTGGCGGGACTACTCCAAGCTTGAGGTCAAGCCGGATGATGCGCTGGGGAATACGCAGCGAGCGGACGCATTTGAGAATGACCGGCAATTGGCGAAGATCGGGCAGCCAGTGAATATCATGGAGTGGGATCTAACGCCTCCGACGGTGAATGCGAACTACGATCCAAGCATGAATACGATCAACTTTCCTGCTGGAATTCTGCAGCCTTCGTTCTACGATCCGAAGCAGGATGATGCGACGAACTATGGGCATATCGGCGCGGTGATTGGGCATGAGCTGACTCATGGTTTCGATGATGAGGGGAAGAAGTTCGACGGCAAGGGAAACTTGAACGACTGGTGGACGGCGGAGGATACGAAGAACTTCGTGGCTCGGACTGACTGCCTGGAGAATGAGTATGGCAGCTTCGTCGCCGTTGATGATGTGAAGGTGAATGGCAAGCTGACGTTGGGCGAGAACACTGCGGACAATGGTGGTTTGCTGCTGGCGTATATGGCTTATCTCGATCGCGCGAAGAAGGAAGGCGTGGATCTGGCGGCGAAGAAGGATGGATACACTGCGCCGCAGAGGTTCTATATCGGCTTTGCGCAGAACTGGTGCGAGAACTCGCGGCCGGAGCAGACGCGGACTCAGGTGTTGACCGATCCTCACTCGCCCGATCACTTCCGCGCGAATGGCGCGATTGTGAACCAGCCTGGGTTTGCAGCGGCGTTTGGCTGCAAGCAAGGGGCTCCGATGGTGCCGGTGAAGAGCTGCCGCGTCTGGTAA
- the rpsT gene encoding 30S ribosomal protein S20 yields the protein MANHVSSLKRARQTVAKTAVNRSNKSKLRGTLRLLRESIAKGDHAAATTQYRETASILDKSVQKGVLHKNTASRYKSRLNARVKAVAPKKAA from the coding sequence ATGGCAAATCATGTTTCGTCGTTGAAGCGCGCACGTCAGACCGTAGCCAAGACCGCGGTAAACCGCTCGAACAAGAGCAAGCTGCGCGGAACGCTGCGCCTTCTGCGCGAGTCGATCGCCAAGGGCGACCACGCCGCGGCAACCACACAGTACCGCGAGACCGCATCGATTCTGGACAAGAGCGTTCAGAAGGGCGTTCTGCACAAGAACACCGCGAGTCGCTACAAGAGCCGCTTGAATGCGCGTGTGAAGGCTGTTGCGCCGAAGAAGGCTGCTTAG
- a CDS encoding PhoH family protein, which produces MIKKSLEITPGIEPLYGTHDENLRILEDKLNVTIDLRSDAIHVTGEATNVARVEQVFSDFDTLRKSGINLHNGELHGMLKLVVADPATTLKSLVDAGKQRSAGVKRMVQPRSPNQRKYVEAIEQSDMTFGLGPAGTGKTYLAVAMAVSALMAKKVSRIILVRPAVEAGERLGFLPGSLQEKVDPYLRPLYDALYDLLDPIKVDKLLESNVIEVAPLAFMRGRTLSDAFIIMDEAQNTTMEQMKMFVTRLGNNSKAVITGDLTQTDLPNPKKSGLLEALHVLDGVEGIRFCHFEDVDVVRHQLVQRIVRAYDSYGKAQQQLPLPIGEAALPDPNVIQAAKPIPKPQ; this is translated from the coding sequence TTGATTAAAAAATCCCTGGAAATCACCCCTGGCATTGAGCCCCTGTACGGGACCCACGACGAAAACCTCCGCATCCTCGAGGACAAACTCAACGTCACGATCGATCTCCGCTCCGACGCTATCCACGTTACCGGCGAAGCCACCAACGTTGCCCGCGTCGAACAAGTCTTCTCCGACTTCGACACCCTCCGAAAATCAGGCATCAACCTCCACAACGGCGAACTTCACGGCATGCTCAAACTCGTCGTCGCCGACCCCGCTACCACCCTCAAATCCCTCGTCGACGCTGGCAAGCAGCGCTCCGCCGGCGTCAAGCGCATGGTTCAGCCCCGCTCGCCCAACCAGCGCAAATACGTCGAGGCCATTGAACAGTCCGACATGACCTTCGGCCTCGGCCCTGCCGGCACCGGAAAAACCTACCTCGCCGTCGCCATGGCCGTCAGCGCCCTCATGGCCAAAAAAGTCAGCCGCATCATCCTGGTCCGTCCCGCAGTCGAAGCCGGCGAACGCCTCGGCTTTCTCCCCGGCTCCCTCCAGGAAAAGGTCGACCCCTACCTCCGCCCCCTCTACGACGCCCTCTACGATCTCCTCGACCCTATCAAGGTCGACAAGCTCCTCGAGTCTAACGTCATCGAAGTCGCCCCTCTCGCCTTCATGCGTGGCCGTACCCTATCCGACGCCTTCATCATCATGGACGAAGCCCAGAACACCACCATGGAACAGATGAAGATGTTCGTCACCCGTCTCGGCAACAACTCCAAGGCCGTCATCACCGGCGACCTTACCCAGACCGACCTGCCCAACCCAAAGAAGTCCGGCCTCCTCGAAGCACTCCATGTCCTCGATGGCGTAGAAGGCATTCGTTTCTGCCACTTCGAAGACGTCGACGTAGTCCGCCACCAGCTCGTCCAGCGCATCGTTCGGGCCTACGACAGCTACGGCAAGGCCCAGCAGCAGCTTCCGCTCCCCATCGGCGAAGCCGCTCTGCCCGACCCAAACGTCATCCAGGCCGCCAAACCCATACCAAAACCTCAATGA
- a CDS encoding glycoside hydrolase family 16 protein gives MTTIEPPSTHSISALRRPGQLRTLTRACLAFSLLAGFAAALKAQSPPNPQGWTLTWSDEFNGPNGASPDPKKWNFDIGGSGYGNHELESYTNRPVNAHQQDGHLIIAAIKETHTGPDGITQPYTSARILTKGLFSEPYGRFEARMKLPTGKGIWPAFWLLGSNIESDPWPECGEIDIMENIGDPTQIYSTLHGPGYSRDHSIPARFTLPAGEAVNTAFHLYSVEWAPNDIKFFIDDHLITHRTPADLPPGSHWAFDHPFFIILNLATGGDWPGNPDQTTTFPQQMVVDYVRVYKPNNANSSQAKPTQRPLVTAAAPKPLQ, from the coding sequence ATGACCACCATCGAACCTCCAAGTACTCACTCCATCTCCGCGCTCCGCCGCCCCGGCCAGTTGCGCACCCTCACACGCGCCTGCCTCGCGTTCTCTCTCTTAGCCGGATTCGCAGCCGCTCTCAAAGCCCAGTCCCCGCCAAATCCACAAGGCTGGACCCTGACCTGGAGCGACGAGTTCAACGGCCCCAACGGCGCATCCCCCGACCCCAAAAAATGGAACTTCGACATCGGCGGCAGCGGCTACGGCAACCACGAGCTCGAGTCCTACACCAACCGTCCCGTCAACGCGCACCAGCAGGACGGCCACCTAATCATCGCGGCCATCAAGGAGACTCACACCGGTCCCGACGGCATCACTCAGCCTTACACCTCCGCCCGCATCCTCACCAAGGGCCTCTTCTCCGAGCCCTACGGACGCTTCGAAGCCCGCATGAAGCTCCCCACCGGCAAAGGAATCTGGCCCGCCTTCTGGCTCCTCGGCAGCAATATCGAATCCGACCCCTGGCCTGAATGCGGTGAGATCGACATCATGGAGAACATCGGAGACCCCACCCAGATCTACAGCACCCTTCACGGCCCCGGCTACAGCCGCGACCACTCCATCCCCGCACGCTTCACCCTCCCCGCGGGCGAAGCTGTCAACACCGCCTTCCATCTCTACTCCGTCGAGTGGGCCCCCAACGACATAAAGTTCTTCATCGATGATCACCTCATCACGCACCGCACTCCCGCCGATCTGCCGCCCGGCAGCCACTGGGCCTTCGATCATCCTTTCTTCATCATCCTGAATCTAGCAACTGGCGGCGACTGGCCCGGCAATCCCGACCAGACCACCACCTTCCCCCAGCAGATGGTCGTCGACTACGTCCGCGTCTACAAGCCAAATAACGCGAACTCCAGCCAGGCCAAGCCCACCCAACGGCCTCTCGTAACCGCCGCAGCACCGAAGCCCCTTCAATGA
- the ybeY gene encoding rRNA maturation RNase YbeY — protein sequence MITIEPPPSLKENLSRPGLTSFLNRARLAVGLTGQVEVLLTDDPTLRRLNKSFRGKNKPTDVLSFPTPDEIAVTHAGDLAISLETAARQAATYGHSLRDEVRILLLHGLLHLSGLDHETDNGEMAAREATLRTKLKLSNTLIERTTTKRSPSRSTKTTSTDTKKSSSRPKATHYVAAVESPPHSVRTTKKLKGTKLKNKRGAK from the coding sequence ATGATCACCATCGAACCACCGCCAAGCCTCAAGGAAAATCTCTCACGCCCCGGCCTGACGAGCTTCCTTAACCGCGCCCGCCTTGCCGTCGGCCTCACTGGCCAGGTCGAAGTCTTGCTCACCGACGACCCCACCCTCCGCCGCCTCAACAAATCCTTTCGCGGCAAAAACAAGCCCACCGACGTCCTCAGCTTCCCCACGCCCGACGAGATCGCAGTTACCCACGCCGGAGACCTCGCCATCTCCCTCGAAACCGCCGCCCGTCAGGCCGCCACCTACGGCCACTCTCTGCGCGATGAAGTAAGAATCCTCCTCCTCCACGGCCTCCTCCACCTCTCCGGCCTCGATCACGAAACCGACAACGGAGAGATGGCCGCCCGCGAAGCCACGCTCCGCACCAAACTCAAACTCTCGAACACTCTCATCGAACGCACCACCACCAAGAGATCGCCATCGCGCTCAACAAAAACAACTTCAACAGACACAAAAAAATCGTCATCTCGACCGAAGGCGACGCACTATGTCGCCGCGGTGGAGAGCCCCCCGCATTCCGTGCGAACCACCAAAAAACTCAAAGGCACGAAGCTTAAAAACAAGCGAGGCGCAAAGTGA
- a CDS encoding hemolysin family protein — translation MTSTYAYTFALILLLAILALAAYVDRIYSEMGKFLAREYQDNIDSWERVVEPRLRLGRESIALSASVLRQLSLAALALLSGLRLYSHTTLVPTLARTPTAGEILRAVFELILLILIFDRLLPQLLFSRTRGLWIRRITPILQALFYLILPVTLLLGLLLSIAALAEPEDTTEEDHPSEAMDALLEAGEEEGILEESDRELVRSAVEFGDKVVLEVMTPRPEIFSVPGTLTLQEFTATINEHAFSRVPVYNGSLDHVTGIAFAHDLLKVLDTEADTLTVAQIQRPAAFVPETKKVAELLREMQREKQHMRIVIDEYGSVAGLVTIEDLLEAIVGNIADEHDEPEADDEPIREPNGAYVVSGSFELSRLRDLFADQFEQPSRNGRPAEDSEPHDPEDEAFESAEAAHWSDSREDSDDAKDTRDQREPRDTRDDPTAVRLPEHYESTTLGGLVSEIAGHIPLPGEVVEEDGLRLEVLASTDRRIDRIRVSLANLPAA, via the coding sequence GTGACTTCCACCTACGCCTACACCTTCGCCCTCATCCTCCTCCTCGCCATCCTCGCGCTAGCCGCATACGTCGACCGCATCTACTCCGAGATGGGCAAGTTCCTCGCCCGCGAGTATCAGGACAACATCGACTCATGGGAGCGCGTCGTCGAACCGCGCCTCCGCCTCGGACGCGAGTCCATCGCGCTCTCCGCCTCCGTCCTTCGTCAACTCTCGCTTGCCGCCCTGGCTCTGCTCTCCGGCCTCCGCCTCTACAGCCACACCACACTCGTCCCAACCCTCGCTCGCACTCCAACCGCAGGCGAGATCCTCCGCGCTGTCTTCGAGCTCATCCTCCTCATCCTCATCTTCGACCGCCTTCTCCCCCAACTCCTCTTCTCCCGCACACGCGGCCTCTGGATCAGGCGCATCACCCCCATTCTCCAGGCCCTCTTCTATCTCATCCTTCCCGTCACTCTCCTGCTCGGTCTCTTGCTCTCCATCGCCGCCCTCGCCGAACCTGAAGACACCACCGAAGAAGACCATCCCTCCGAAGCCATGGACGCGCTCCTCGAAGCCGGTGAAGAAGAAGGCATCCTCGAAGAGTCCGACCGCGAGCTGGTCCGCTCAGCTGTAGAATTCGGCGACAAAGTCGTCCTCGAGGTCATGACCCCTCGCCCCGAGATCTTCTCCGTCCCCGGCACCCTAACCCTGCAGGAGTTCACCGCCACCATCAACGAGCACGCCTTCTCTCGCGTCCCCGTCTACAACGGCTCGCTCGATCACGTCACCGGCATCGCCTTCGCTCACGATCTCCTCAAAGTCCTCGACACCGAGGCCGACACCCTCACCGTAGCCCAGATCCAGCGCCCCGCCGCCTTCGTCCCCGAGACAAAAAAAGTAGCCGAACTCCTCCGCGAGATGCAGCGCGAAAAACAGCACATGCGCATCGTCATCGACGAGTACGGCAGCGTCGCAGGCCTCGTCACCATCGAAGATCTCCTCGAAGCCATCGTGGGCAATATCGCCGACGAGCACGACGAGCCCGAAGCCGACGACGAGCCCATCCGCGAACCCAACGGCGCCTACGTCGTCTCCGGCTCCTTCGAACTCTCGCGCCTCCGCGATCTCTTCGCCGATCAGTTCGAACAGCCCAGCCGCAACGGGCGCCCCGCCGAAGACAGCGAACCCCACGACCCCGAAGACGAGGCCTTCGAATCAGCGGAAGCCGCTCACTGGAGCGACAGCAGGGAAGACTCTGACGACGCCAAAGACACAAGAGACCAACGCGAGCCCCGCGACACCCGCGACGACCCCACAGCCGTCCGTCTCCCCGAGCACTACGAATCCACCACCCTCGGTGGCCTCGTCTCCGAGATCGCCGGCCACATCCCTCTCCCCGGCGAAGTCGTCGAAGAAGACGGCCTCCGCCTCGAAGTCCTCGCCAGCACCGACCGCCGCATCGACCGCATCCGAGTCAGCCTCGCCAACCTCCCCGCCGCCTAA